The sequence CCCCGCAACGTAGGAATCGCACTATGAGCCGTCGCCTGGACGACCTGTTGCGGAACAACAAGGAGTGGGCCGAACAGGTCCGCCGCGAAGACCCGACCTTCTTCAAGCGCCTGTCCGCGCAGCAGTCGCCGAAGTACCTGTGGATCGGCTGCTCGGATTCGCGCGTGCCCGCCAACCAGATCATGCGGCTGGATCCGGGCGAGGTGTTCGTCCACCGCAACATCGCCAACGTCGTGGTGCACGCGGACCTCAACTGCCTGTCGGTGATCCAGTTCGCGGTCGATTTGCTGAAAGTCGAACACATCCTGGTCACCGGCCACTACGGCTGCAGCGGCGTGCATGCAAGCATGACCGGCGCGCGCGTGGGCCTGGCCGACAACTGGCTGCGGCACGTCGGCGATGTCGCGATGAAGCACGCGGCGCTGCTGGAAGAAGTCGAGCTCGAAAGCCTGCGCCATGCGCGCCTGTGCGAACTCAACGTGATCGAACAGGTCGTCAACGTCTGCCAAACCACCATCGTGCAGGACGCCTGGGCGCGCGGGCAGAACCTGACCGTGCACGGCTGGTGCTACTCGCTGCTCGATGGCCGCGTGAACGACCTCGACATGGGCGTGGCCGCACCCGACGAACTCCAGGCGGCGTACGAGAACGCCATCGCCCGCACCCGCATTTCGAAGGCCCGCGCATGAGCGATGTGATCCAGGCGTCGTCCGCACCCAAGCCCGTCGGCGTGTATCCGCATGCGCGCCGCGTCGGTGACCTGCTGTTCCTCTCCGGCATCGGCCCGCGCGATCCCGCAACGAATGCAATCGCCGGCAACGAATATTTCGCCGATGGCCGCGTGCGCAAGTACGACGTCCAGGCGCAGGCGCGCGCCGTGTTCGCCAATGTGCGCACCGTGCTGGAAGCCAGCGGTGCGCAGTGGGAAGACCTGGTCGACGTGACCGTCTACCTCACCGACATGGCCCGCGACTTCAAGGCCTACAACGCCGTGTGGGCCGAACATTTCTCGGATCCCGCGACCGCGCCGTGCCGCACCACGCTGGGCATCACCGCGCTGCCGACGCCGATCGCCATCGAACTCAAGTGCGTGGCCGCACTGCGCAAGGGCTGACCCCATGCTTCCGAACCCCCTCGACCTGCAGGCCTGGATCGAAGAGCACCGCCATCTGTTGAAGCCGCCCGTCGGCAACAAGTGCGTGTACGACGGCGATTTCATCGTGATGGTCGTGGGCGGCCCGAACGCACGCACCGACTACCACTGGGACGAAGGCGCCGAGTGGTTCTACCAGCTCGAAGGCGAAATGATCCTGCGCATCCAGGAAGACGGCGCGGTGCGCGACATCCCGATCCGCGCCGGCCAGACCTTCCTGCTCCCGCCGCGCGTGCCGCACTCGCCGCAGCGCATGCCCGATTCGGTCGGCCTGGTCATCGAGCGCAAGCGCCTGCCGCACGAACAGGACGGCCTGCTCTGGTACTGCGAGCAGTGCAACACCAAGCTGTACGAAGAGTTCTTCACGCTGCAGAACATCGAGCAGGATTTCCCGCCCGTGTTCGATCGCTTCTATTCCTCGCGCGAACACCGCACCTGCAAATCCTGCGGGCATCTGAATCCCGCACCCGCCAAGTATGTGATGCCCGATACCTGATCGGAGAGTCGCCATGCCCGCAGGCCAGTCCGTCCAGACCACGCGACGCGGCGAATTCCGGCGGATCATGCGCGCGCTCGAAAACAAACCCGCGCTGCGCGCGCGCACGCCGGTGGTGTTCTGCGAAGGCGATTCCTGGTTCTCCACGCCGCTGGCGATGAACCTGCTCGACTGGCTGGTGTTCCCCACGCCGCAGGAAGAAGCGCGCGGCGTGCCGATCGTGGGCCAAGGCGGCCTGTTCTTCCGCGCCGAGCACAGCGGCGACCTGGCGCTGGACATCTTCAAGCCGCGCAACTTCAACGACCTGATGCGCTGGTATGGCGGCTTCGACTTCGACATCGCCCTGCTCAGCGCGGGCGGCAACGATTTCGTCGGCACGTTCCTGGAGAAGACCTTCGCGCGCCTCGGCCCGATGACGCCGCAGGCTGCGTTCGACGTGGTGCGTACGAAGACCACGCGCTATGCCGACGTGCGCAACGCTTACGCGTCCGGGCTCGCCCGCATGCTTGCGGTGCGTCCGAACACGCCGATCATCGGGCACACCTATGCGTATCCCTTGCGCATGGGCGTGGCCGCGGAACTCACGCTCGCCAACATCGGCGCCATCGCATTGATGAAGGACGACATCGGCCCGTGGATCGGACCGCCGATGAAGCACGTGTTGCCGACCGTCGCGGAGCAACGCCAGTTCGCCAGGCTGCTGATCGATGGCTTCGTCGAACTGGTGCTGGAACCGCTCGCGCGCGACCCGCGTTTCGCGGGCCGCTACCGCTTCATCGACCTGCGCACGCAGGCGCCGAACGTAAGCGACTGGTTCGACGAAATGCATCCGACCGGCGAGACCTTCCATCGCCTGTCGAAACCCTTCGCGGCGGAGATCGCGGCCGCCGCGCCGGGCGCCTGATCGGGGATCAGGCGTAGGTTTCGGCCATCGCGGGCGGACGCGGTTGGCCGCAGACATCGCGCCAGAAGAAGTACATCACGCCGGTCGTCAGCGGATACATCACCAGCAGCAACGCGACGTACACCGGAATGACCAGGACCAGCGCCCAGGCGCTCTGGGCGACCAGGGTGGCGAGCGTCCCCACGATCGCCACCAGGATCCCGAACACGATGCCGATGACGAGAGCCAGCACGATGCCCGCCAGCATGAGCACGACGAGCGGCACGACGTTTTTGATGGTGCCGGCCGCGCCGTCGCGAATGCCCTCCAGGGGACCGCGCCCTGCGATGGCGACCTGTGCGTAACCGAGGGTGTGCACGCCCATCCAGAACAGGGCGAAGGCAAAGAGCATCAGGAACATCGGCCAGAAGTGCGTCGGCATGGCGAGCCGACCAGCGGCCTGCGGATTCGTGGCCACCGTCGCGTACGACTCGAAGATTCCAGGACCGAAACCCACGACGATCACAGCGACGACGGCGACGGTCAGCAGGGCCATCAGGAGGAGGGAAAACCCGATCAACGGCAGCGCCAAGCCTTGGCGATAGGGCCCGAAGACGTCGGATGCCCGTGCCGGCTCACCGCGCTCGATGCGATCGACCATTTGCAGGTAGCCGCCCATCAACGGCGCGAGTGCGATGCCGGCCAGGAGCGACAGGGCAAGCGTGCCCCAGAACACCGGCATGGAATTCGGGTAGGCCAGGCGCAGCGGCAACGAGACGCACGTCGGCACGAGCGAGAGCAGGAACACGATGAGGCCCGCCCCGATCAGCGTCTTGGGCCGCTTGCCAAGCAGTTGGAACGAATTCTTCAGCCATGAAATGCCCGCAAACGGTGCGGCAGTGCGCGTCGTCATGTAGTCCCCAGTCGATCGATGGAATCCCCGAACGCGATTCAGCCACGGCGAGGGTCCACGAGGCAAGCGCCGCGTCAGGCGTCCGCGTCGGGGTAGAGCGATGCCTCCAACGGCCGCACATGCACCCTGTCGCCGACCCGCGGGAGTTCGGACGCCTCGTCCAGGTCCATCTCCAGCGTGCGCGCCTGCCCTGCGCACTCCAGTTCGGCGGTGATGCGATCGGCGCGTCGGAAGAAATCCACGACACGCGCTTCGAAGCCTTCGCCCTCGCCCACCAGTTCCAGGTCGTGCGGCCGCGTCATCAACACGGCAGGCCCTTCGAAGTCGCCGCTTTCGACGGGCAGTCCGCCTGCATCGCCCTCGAGGAAGAAACGCCCATCCCGCACGCGTCCTTCCAACCGGTTCGCACGCCCGATGAACTCGAACACGAACGGCGACGAAGGCGCGCGATGGATCTCCTCGACCGTGGCCACTTGCTCGATGCGCCCTTCGCGCATGACGACGACGCGATCGGCCAGCTCCAGCGCCTCCTCCTGGTCGTGCGTGACGAACACCGTCGTCTGCCCGGTCTGCTCGTGCAGGCGCCGCAACCAGCGACGCAACTCCACGCGCACCTTCGCATCCAGCGCACCAAAGGGCTCGTCGAGCAGCAGAACGCTCGGATGGATCGCCAAGGCACGCGCCAGCGCCACGCGCTGCTTCTGGCCGCCGGACAACTGGTCGGGATAGCGCGTGCCGAGCTCGGGCAACTGGATCAGCGTCAGCAACTCTTCAACGCGCTTGTTGATCTCCGCGCGCGGCGGCCGATGGCGACGCGGCCGGCTGCGCAGGCCGAAGGCGATGTTCTCCGCCACCGTCATGTGCCGGAACAACGCGTACTGTTGGAACACGAAGCCGACGTTGCGCTCGCGCAGGCGCATCTCGGTGGCATCCGTGTCGCCGAAGTGCAGCGTGCCCGCATCCGGATGCAGCAGGCCCGCGATCACGCGCAGCAAGGTGGTCTTGCCCGATCCGGAAGGCCCGAGCAGCGCGACGAGTTCGCCCGATGCGATGTGCAGGTCGACGTCGTCCAGCGCCGCCACGCCGGGGTAATGCTTGGTGATGCCGTGCAGGTGCAGGTCCATGCGCGCTCAGTGTCTCCGGTGGGCGCGTGCGAGCGCATCGCCATGCCGCGCCTCCAGCCAGAAGCGCACGACCAGCGTGACCAGCGCAAGCGCGGCCAGCAGCGAGGCCACCGCGAACGCCGCGGTCGCATGGAATTCGTTGTAGAGGATCTCGATGTGCAGCGGCAGCGTGTTGGTCAGGCCGCGGATGTGGCCCGACACCACCGACACCGCACCGAACTCGCCCATCGCGCGCGCGCCGCACAGCAATACGCCGTACAACAGCGCCCACTTGATGTTGGGCAGCGTGACGCGGCGGAACACATGCCAGGCGCCCGCGCCCAGCGAACGCGCGGCCAGCTCCTCTTCCGCGCCCTGCTGTTCCATCAACGGGATCAGCTCGCGCGCGACGAAGGGAAAGGTGATGAACAAGGTCGCCAACACGATCGCGGGCGGCGCGAACAGCACCTGCACGTTGTAGCGCGCCAGCAGATCGGCGAACCACCCTTCCCGCCCGAACAGCAACACCAGGCACAGGCCCGCCACCACCGGCGACACCGCGAACGGCAGATCGATCAGCGCCAGCAACACCTGCTTGCCGCGGAACTCGAAGCGCGTGACCGCCCACGCCGTCGCCATCCCGAAGAACGCGTTCAAGGGAATCACGATGGCTGCCGTCACCAGCGTCAGCCTGAGCGCGGCGCGTGCATCCGGCTCCACCAGCGCGGCGAACCACACGCCCACGCCTTCGCGAAACGCGGCGCCCAGCACCATCGCCAGCGGCATGACGAGCAGGAAGGCGACGACCAGCATCGCGAGTGCGATCAAGGTCCAGTGCACCCAGCGCGGCGCTTGCAAGGGATCACGCATCACGGCGCTTCCTGGCGAACAGACGCGGGATCAAGGTGTTGATCGCCAGCAGGCAGAGGAACGACGTGGCGAGCAACAGCGCCGCGATCGCCACCGCGCCGTCGTAGTCGTACTCCTCCAGGCGGATGATGATCAGCAGCGGCGCGATCTCCGTCTTGAACGGCAGGTTGCCGGCGATGAAGATCACCGAACCGTATTCGCCCACCGCACGCGCGAACGCCAATGAAAAACTGGTGAGCAGCGCAGGTGCGAGTTCCGGCAGCACGACGCGGCGGAAGGTCGTGAAGCGGCTGGCGCCGAGCGACATCGCCGCTTCTTCCTGGTCGCGCCCCAGCGTTTCGAGCACCGGTTGTAGCGTGCGCACCGCGAACGGAAGTCCGACGAAGATCAGCGCGATCACGATGCCCGGCGTGGCATAGGCGATTTTCACGCCGAAGGGCTCGAACACGCGCCCCACCCAACCGTTCTGCGCATAGATCGCCGTCAGCGCGATGCCCGCCACGGCCGTGGGCAATGCAAACGGCAGGTCGACCAGCGCGTCCATCAGCCGCCGCCCGGGGAATCGATAGCGCACGATCACCCACGCGACCAACGCGCCTGCGATCGATGCGATCACCGCCGCAATCGAAGACGCGCCGAAACTCAACGCCAGCGACGCCCGCACGCGCGGATCGTGCAACACGTGCAGCCACCCTGCCGTCCCGAGCCCCGCCGAGCGCACGACCAGCGCGGCGAGCGGCAACAGCACGATGAGCCCGAGCCAGGCCATCCCCAGCCCGAGGCTCAGCCCGAAACCGGGCAGCGGATTGCGCATCCGCCGCCGCAGGTCGGTCGCGATCGTCGACATCAACCCCCCGGTCGATAGATGCGATCGAAGAAGCCGCCGTCTTCGAAGTGCGTCTTCTGCGCCTTCGCCCAGCCGCCGAACGCGCTGTCAATCGTCACCATCGGCACCTTCGGAAACTGCGCAAGCAGCGCCGCCGGCACCTGCGCCGGTTCGGACGGCCGGAAGTGATGTTTGGCGACGATCTGCTGGCCCTGCGGCGAATACAGGAAGCGCAGATAGGCTTCGGCCTGCTTGCGCGTGCCGTGCGCATCGACGTTCTTGTCGACCCACGCCACCGGGGGCTCGGCCTTGATGCTGATCGACGGCACGACGATTTCGAACTTGCCGCGCGACTGCGGATCGGCCTGCGCCAGCAGCGCTTCGTTCTCCCACGCAATCAGCACGTCGCCGATGCCGCGTTCGACGAAGGTGGTCGTCGCACCGCGCGCACCCGTGTCGAGCACGGGCACGTTGGCGAACAGCTGCTTCATGTAGCCGAGCACCTTGTTGCCGTCGCGGTACTGGCGCGAGGCCCATGTCCAGGCGGCGAGGTAATTCCAGCGCGCGCCG comes from Lysobacter sp. KIS68-7 and encodes:
- a CDS encoding 3-hydroxyanthranilate 3,4-dioxygenase, giving the protein MLPNPLDLQAWIEEHRHLLKPPVGNKCVYDGDFIVMVVGGPNARTDYHWDEGAEWFYQLEGEMILRIQEDGAVRDIPIRAGQTFLLPPRVPHSPQRMPDSVGLVIERKRLPHEQDGLLWYCEQCNTKLYEEFFTLQNIEQDFPPVFDRFYSSREHRTCKSCGHLNPAPAKYVMPDT
- the cysT gene encoding sulfate ABC transporter permease subunit CysT, giving the protein MSTIATDLRRRMRNPLPGFGLSLGLGMAWLGLIVLLPLAALVVRSAGLGTAGWLHVLHDPRVRASLALSFGASSIAAVIASIAGALVAWVIVRYRFPGRRLMDALVDLPFALPTAVAGIALTAIYAQNGWVGRVFEPFGVKIAYATPGIVIALIFVGLPFAVRTLQPVLETLGRDQEEAAMSLGASRFTTFRRVVLPELAPALLTSFSLAFARAVGEYGSVIFIAGNLPFKTEIAPLLIIIRLEEYDYDGAVAIAALLLATSFLCLLAINTLIPRLFARKRRDA
- a CDS encoding RidA family protein; translation: MSDVIQASSAPKPVGVYPHARRVGDLLFLSGIGPRDPATNAIAGNEYFADGRVRKYDVQAQARAVFANVRTVLEASGAQWEDLVDVTVYLTDMARDFKAYNAVWAEHFSDPATAPCRTTLGITALPTPIAIELKCVAALRKG
- a CDS encoding sulfate ABC transporter substrate-binding protein, which gives rise to MLRSLPLSLAFCATLAVGMLAGVASAKTPPLLNVSYDPTRELYEDVNAAFIAQWRQQTGETLEIRSSHGGSGKQARAVIDGLGADVVTLALSADIDQIANKAKLLPANWQTRLPHNSAPYTSTIVFLVRKGNPKRIKDWNDLVRPGVAVITPNPKTSGGARWNYLAAWTWASRQYRDGNKVLGYMKQLFANVPVLDTGARGATTTFVERGIGDVLIAWENEALLAQADPQSRGKFEIVVPSISIKAEPPVAWVDKNVDAHGTRKQAEAYLRFLYSPQGQQIVAKHHFRPSEPAQVPAALLAQFPKVPMVTIDSAFGGWAKAQKTHFEDGGFFDRIYRPGG
- the cysW gene encoding sulfate ABC transporter permease subunit CysW, whose product is MRDPLQAPRWVHWTLIALAMLVVAFLLVMPLAMVLGAAFREGVGVWFAALVEPDARAALRLTLVTAAIVIPLNAFFGMATAWAVTRFEFRGKQVLLALIDLPFAVSPVVAGLCLVLLFGREGWFADLLARYNVQVLFAPPAIVLATLFITFPFVARELIPLMEQQGAEEELAARSLGAGAWHVFRRVTLPNIKWALLYGVLLCGARAMGEFGAVSVVSGHIRGLTNTLPLHIEILYNEFHATAAFAVASLLAALALVTLVVRFWLEARHGDALARAHRRH
- a CDS encoding sulfate/molybdate ABC transporter ATP-binding protein encodes the protein MDLHLHGITKHYPGVAALDDVDLHIASGELVALLGPSGSGKTTLLRVIAGLLHPDAGTLHFGDTDATEMRLRERNVGFVFQQYALFRHMTVAENIAFGLRSRPRRHRPPRAEINKRVEELLTLIQLPELGTRYPDQLSGGQKQRVALARALAIHPSVLLLDEPFGALDAKVRVELRRWLRRLHEQTGQTTVFVTHDQEEALELADRVVVMREGRIEQVATVEEIHRAPSSPFVFEFIGRANRLEGRVRDGRFFLEGDAGGLPVESGDFEGPAVLMTRPHDLELVGEGEGFEARVVDFFRRADRITAELECAGQARTLEMDLDEASELPRVGDRVHVRPLEASLYPDADA
- the can gene encoding carbonate dehydratase → MSRRLDDLLRNNKEWAEQVRREDPTFFKRLSAQQSPKYLWIGCSDSRVPANQIMRLDPGEVFVHRNIANVVVHADLNCLSVIQFAVDLLKVEHILVTGHYGCSGVHASMTGARVGLADNWLRHVGDVAMKHAALLEEVELESLRHARLCELNVIEQVVNVCQTTIVQDAWARGQNLTVHGWCYSLLDGRVNDLDMGVAAPDELQAAYENAIARTRISKARA